A DNA window from Bacteroidota bacterium contains the following coding sequences:
- a CDS encoding amidohydrolase, whose protein sequence is MGFILVFWIAALSADGQNVVLIRGGTVLTVTRGTLPNTDILIRDGKIAQIGPNLTAPPGAQVIDARGKFVMPGIIDAHSHMAIDNVNEATNPVTAEVRIRDVVNPYEVNIYRALAGGVTTIHSMHGSANVIGGQPVTMKLRYGEPVERMILQDAPRTIKFALGENPTRVHGRASQGQFGGGRENVTPATRMGVEQVMRKAFEMARRYMAEWEVYERARQAWERSRRRGPEPIAPRKDERLETLAAILRGEVIVHCHSYRADEILMVLRVFRDFGIKRLVFQHVLEGYKVAKELAEFGAMASTFSDWWAYKFEVYYATPYNAAIMHQYGVNVSLNSDSDELVRRLYHEAAKAVRYGGVPEDAALAMITLNPAKQIGLDHRIGSIEVGKDADLAIFSAHPLSVYAVCEMTLVDGVVRFDRSKDPDDMRLAIDPDESLEDAYVQFNPADYDRCMLGAEAHEGAWMGGVDLYELVEEMMAHKEDRP, encoded by the coding sequence ATGGGGTTTATCCTGGTCTTTTGGATCGCGGCCCTCAGCGCCGACGGCCAAAACGTTGTGCTCATCCGAGGTGGCACCGTGCTCACCGTAACGCGGGGCACGCTGCCGAATACGGATATCCTCATCCGCGACGGCAAGATCGCGCAGATCGGGCCCAACCTGACGGCGCCCCCCGGAGCTCAGGTGATCGACGCAAGGGGCAAGTTCGTCATGCCCGGTATCATCGATGCGCACTCGCACATGGCGATCGACAACGTCAACGAGGCCACAAACCCCGTTACGGCCGAGGTGCGCATCCGCGACGTGGTCAACCCCTACGAAGTCAACATCTACCGGGCTCTGGCCGGCGGGGTGACCACGATCCATTCCATGCACGGTTCGGCGAACGTCATCGGCGGCCAGCCCGTGACGATGAAGCTTCGCTACGGGGAGCCCGTAGAGCGTATGATCCTGCAGGATGCCCCGCGCACGATCAAGTTCGCCTTGGGTGAAAACCCCACGCGCGTGCACGGCCGGGCCAGCCAAGGGCAATTCGGCGGCGGTCGCGAGAACGTGACCCCCGCTACGCGCATGGGCGTAGAGCAGGTCATGCGCAAAGCCTTCGAGATGGCCCGCCGGTACATGGCCGAATGGGAGGTCTATGAGCGCGCCCGGCAGGCTTGGGAGCGCAGCCGCCGTCGAGGGCCTGAGCCCATCGCCCCCCGCAAAGACGAACGCCTGGAGACGCTAGCCGCCATCCTGCGCGGGGAGGTCATCGTGCATTGCCACTCTTATAGGGCCGATGAGATTCTGATGGTGCTGCGGGTCTTCCGCGACTTCGGCATCAAGCGGCTCGTCTTTCAGCACGTGCTCGAAGGCTACAAGGTCGCTAAGGAGCTAGCTGAGTTTGGCGCGATGGCCTCGACCTTCTCGGATTGGTGGGCTTACAAGTTCGAGGTCTACTACGCCACCCCGTATAATGCGGCCATCATGCATCAATACGGGGTGAACGTGTCGCTGAACTCCGACTCCGACGAGCTGGTGCGGCGCCTCTATCATGAGGCCGCCAAGGCCGTCCGTTACGGCGGCGTGCCCGAGGATGCGGCCCTGGCCATGATCACCCTCAACCCCGCCAAGCAAATCGGCCTCGATCACCGGATCGGCTCCATCGAGGTCGGTAAGGACGCCGATCTGGCCATCTTCAGCGCCCATCCCCTGTCCGTGTATGCGGTCTGCGAGATGACGCTGGTCGATGGGGTCGTGCGCTTCGATCGCAGCAAGGATCCAGATGATATGCGCTTGGCTATCGACCCTGACGAGTCCCTGGAGGACGCCTACGTGCAGTTCAACCCCGCCGACTACGACCGCTGCATGCTGGGGGCCGAGGCGCACGAGGGCGCCTGGATGGGGGGAGTTGACCTGTACGAGCTCGTAGAGGAGATGATGGCCCACAAGGAGGATCGGCCATGA
- a CDS encoding amidohydrolase family protein: protein MQKALTILCGLWGVAFCAWPARAQNPGPGTRTLAIVNARIVPVSGPEIPRGTIVIRDGLILAVGPNVTVPADADTIDGGGLTVYPGFIDGRSFVGIPRSQPAGSAQAAGARPPTAGAQPRVFSGDPTPEQMGLRPTRLALEEFQPADASVRTWREAGFTAAVVTSREGFLAGKASLLLLGSVPDRDRPFVGMPPWGYEAEALALKPEVGVFAQFQSARGVYPGTTMAVMAMIRQLGHDARYLDALLAAYERDPNGRPKPVRDPVREALIPVYKGQVPVLFEAPDARSVWRALNLAQEVGWRIVLTGVEQPDLVLDRLRTARVPVALSLRLPREADTSRAAQERRRRASEEMRRLLDRQEQARKARLEAYAQLLNSDLPVALATANVEPAQIRTNLRRLVEAGASKEAVLRALTLNAARIYGVERQLGSLEPGKIANLVVTRGDYFDRDAQVRYVFVAGERFSVEARPAPAGPGARPPAAARPAAGETANLQGAWSLVIESPQGALQGRLELEQNGSSLTGRISVNAPIEVSLLGGRVSGSEVVLEMAISFQGQQFAFPMRGTVSGDIIAGSFPVPGGGSGQWSARRIPN, encoded by the coding sequence ATGCAAAAGGCGTTAACGATTTTGTGTGGGCTCTGGGGAGTGGCCTTCTGCGCCTGGCCCGCCAGAGCCCAAAACCCGGGTCCGGGCACGCGCACGCTGGCCATCGTAAACGCCCGCATCGTGCCCGTCTCGGGACCTGAAATCCCGCGCGGCACGATCGTGATCCGCGACGGGCTTATCTTGGCCGTGGGGCCGAACGTCACCGTGCCCGCCGACGCCGACACGATCGATGGAGGGGGGCTTACCGTGTATCCGGGCTTCATCGACGGGCGCTCGTTTGTGGGCATTCCCCGATCTCAGCCGGCCGGGTCGGCCCAGGCAGCCGGGGCACGTCCCCCGACGGCGGGCGCGCAGCCGCGGGTTTTCTCCGGTGACCCCACCCCGGAGCAGATGGGGCTTCGGCCGACGCGCCTGGCCCTGGAGGAGTTTCAGCCCGCCGACGCCTCGGTTCGGACCTGGCGCGAGGCCGGTTTTACGGCGGCCGTCGTAACCTCTCGCGAGGGTTTTCTGGCCGGCAAGGCCAGCTTGCTCTTGTTGGGGAGCGTACCGGACCGGGATCGCCCCTTTGTGGGCATGCCCCCTTGGGGGTATGAGGCCGAAGCGCTAGCCCTTAAACCGGAAGTGGGGGTGTTTGCGCAATTTCAGTCCGCTCGCGGCGTCTATCCCGGCACCACCATGGCCGTGATGGCCATGATCCGTCAACTAGGGCATGATGCGCGCTATCTGGATGCCCTGCTAGCCGCCTACGAGCGCGATCCTAACGGTCGCCCCAAACCGGTTCGGGATCCGGTCCGCGAGGCGCTCATTCCGGTTTATAAAGGCCAAGTTCCCGTGTTATTTGAGGCTCCAGATGCCCGCTCGGTTTGGCGCGCCCTTAACCTGGCGCAAGAGGTGGGTTGGCGCATCGTGCTTACGGGCGTAGAGCAGCCCGATTTGGTCTTGGACCGGCTCCGGACGGCTCGCGTGCCCGTGGCACTGTCGCTGCGCCTGCCGCGGGAGGCCGATACCTCTCGGGCGGCCCAGGAGCGCCGGCGGCGCGCCTCTGAAGAGATGCGGCGGCTGCTGGATCGTCAAGAGCAGGCTCGCAAGGCGCGCCTAGAGGCTTACGCGCAGTTGCTGAACTCCGATCTACCCGTGGCGCTGGCTACGGCCAACGTGGAGCCGGCGCAGATCCGCACCAACCTCCGACGACTCGTGGAGGCGGGCGCTTCTAAGGAGGCCGTGCTTCGGGCCCTTACGCTGAATGCGGCCCGTATCTATGGCGTGGAGCGGCAGTTGGGTTCTCTAGAGCCCGGCAAAATCGCCAACTTGGTCGTAACGCGGGGCGATTATTTCGATCGCGATGCGCAGGTGCGGTATGTCTTCGTAGCCGGCGAACGCTTCTCCGTAGAGGCGCGTCCCGCTCCGGCCGGGCCAGGAGCGCGTCCACCGGCCGCGGCTCGGCCTGCGGCCGGGGAGACGGCGAACCTGCAGGGGGCCTGGTCGCTCGTCATCGAGAGTCCGCAAGGGGCCCTGCAGGGCCGTTTAGAGCTGGAGCAGAATGGTTCCAGCCTTACGGGGCGGATTTCCGTAAACGCCCCCATTGAGGTGAGCCTTCTGGGGGGGCGGGTTTCCGGATCGGAGGTCGTCTTGGAGATGGCCATCTCGTTTCAGGGCCAGCAATTCGCCTTCCCCATGCGGGGTACCGTTTCGGGGGACATCATAGCGGGTAGCTTCCCCGTACCTGGAGGCGGTAGCGGACAATGGTCAGCCCGGCGGATTCCGAATTAA
- a CDS encoding Cof-type HAD-IIB family hydrolase, producing MPIRLFVTDIDGCLAEPFRAFPWKAFARLRAWQARARRDPLYPPITVLTGRPLPYAEAVAQALDLEGPFAFESGGGLFDLRTYQVRWSDAIGPEQWRQLEEARRWVLDGYACRYPQLFYEYAKRTQVGLVSPDASLIERLYAEMAPLIEARFPDLVLHRTPISLDLVVRGADKGQGLLWLCRAWGASPEEVAYIGDSSGDLPALRQVGFAFAPANAAAAVREAPVRVLPVPWVEAVEMAYRWAVAHNRASVKSL from the coding sequence ATGCCCATCCGCCTGTTCGTGACGGATATCGACGGCTGTCTTGCGGAGCCCTTTCGGGCCTTTCCCTGGAAGGCCTTTGCGCGGCTGCGCGCTTGGCAGGCGCGCGCCCGCCGGGATCCGCTTTACCCTCCCATCACCGTGCTGACGGGCCGGCCGCTGCCCTATGCGGAGGCCGTGGCGCAGGCCTTGGATCTGGAGGGGCCTTTTGCCTTCGAAAGCGGAGGAGGGCTCTTTGACCTGCGCACCTATCAGGTCCGCTGGTCCGATGCGATCGGCCCGGAGCAGTGGCGGCAGCTGGAGGAGGCCCGGCGCTGGGTGCTGGATGGGTACGCGTGCCGCTATCCGCAGCTTTTCTACGAGTACGCCAAGCGCACCCAGGTGGGTCTAGTGAGCCCGGATGCGAGTTTAATAGAGCGTCTATACGCGGAGATGGCTCCGCTCATAGAGGCGCGTTTTCCGGATCTGGTGCTGCACAGAACACCGATTTCGCTTGATCTCGTTGTGCGCGGTGCGGACAAAGGACAAGGGCTCCTTTGGCTATGCCGCGCCTGGGGCGCCTCCCCAGAGGAGGTGGCCTACATAGGAGATAGCTCCGGGGATTTGCCCGCCCTCCGACAGGTGGGCTTTGCGTTCGCTCCAGCCAACGCCGCGGCTGCGGTACGGGAAGCGCCCGTTCGTGTCCTACCGGTTCCTTGGGTGGAAGCTGTCGAAATGGCCTACAGGTGGGCTGTTGCGCACAACCGGGCCTCTGTAAAAAGCCTGTAA